A portion of the Pectobacterium brasiliense genome contains these proteins:
- the ubiF gene encoding 3-demethoxyubiquinol 3-hydroxylase translates to MHYDAIVVGGGMVGAAAALGLAQQGFQVAVVEQEMPTPFDAASPPDLRISAIGYASVALLKELGAWQRVQQMRSAPYRRLETWEWANARVVFDAADIHLPELGFMVENRVLQRALWESLQEEERCQCYCPATPQNLQRTDDGWCLQLADGQQLTASLVVGADGANSQVRWWAGIGINGWQYRQSCMLIGVETSQPQQDVTWQQFTPSGPRAFLPLFDQWGSLVWYDSPQRIRQLQAMPLAQLDKEIAAAFPERLGTVKALSAGSFPLVRRHAQTYIKPGLVLLGDAAHTINPLAGQGVNLGYRDVEALLDVLINARNAGEEWASERVLRRYQCRRMPDNLMMQSGMDLFYNVFSNALPPLSFARNMALMVAQRAGVLKQRALKYAIGV, encoded by the coding sequence ATGCATTACGATGCGATTGTGGTTGGCGGTGGCATGGTCGGCGCGGCCGCGGCGCTTGGGTTGGCACAGCAAGGATTTCAGGTTGCCGTGGTTGAACAGGAAATGCCGACACCGTTTGATGCCGCCAGTCCGCCAGATTTACGGATCTCGGCGATTGGCTATGCGTCGGTTGCGCTATTGAAAGAACTGGGTGCATGGCAGCGGGTTCAGCAGATGCGCAGCGCGCCTTACCGTCGATTGGAAACCTGGGAATGGGCGAATGCCAGAGTCGTTTTTGATGCTGCCGACATTCACCTGCCCGAGCTGGGTTTTATGGTGGAAAACCGCGTGTTGCAACGGGCGCTCTGGGAAAGTTTACAGGAAGAGGAACGCTGCCAATGTTATTGCCCGGCTACGCCGCAGAACCTGCAACGCACCGATGATGGCTGGTGCTTACAGCTTGCTGATGGGCAGCAACTGACGGCTTCGCTGGTGGTGGGAGCTGATGGCGCGAATTCTCAGGTTCGCTGGTGGGCGGGGATTGGTATCAACGGCTGGCAGTACCGTCAGTCTTGTATGTTGATCGGCGTTGAGACCTCGCAGCCCCAGCAGGATGTGACCTGGCAGCAGTTTACGCCGAGCGGCCCGCGTGCATTTTTGCCGCTGTTTGACCAGTGGGGATCGCTGGTGTGGTATGACAGTCCGCAGCGTATTCGTCAGCTTCAGGCGATGCCGCTTGCTCAATTGGATAAAGAAATTGCGGCCGCATTTCCTGAGCGATTGGGCACGGTCAAAGCGCTCTCCGCCGGGTCATTCCCGTTGGTCAGACGCCATGCACAAACCTATATCAAGCCAGGCTTGGTGCTGTTGGGTGATGCCGCGCATACCATCAATCCGTTGGCGGGGCAGGGGGTTAATCTGGGGTATCGCGACGTTGAGGCGCTGCTGGACGTGTTGATTAATGCGCGTAATGCAGGAGAAGAATGGGCTTCTGAGCGCGTGTTACGCCGCTATCAGTGCCGCCGTATGCCGGATAATCTGATGATGCAAAGCGGGATGGATCTCTTCTATAACGTGTTCAGTAATGCGTTACCACCGCTGAGTTTTGCGCGCAATATGGCGCTGATGGTTGCACAGCGCGCTGGGGTGTTAAAACAGCGCGCATTGAAATATGCCATTGGCGTCTGA
- the nagA gene encoding N-acetylglucosamine-6-phosphate deacetylase has product MYALTHSRIFTGHQILDNHAVVIADGLIERICPLAELPAGIEQHDLSGAFLAPGFIDLQLNGCGGVQFNDSLDTISVKTLEIMQQANERSGCTSFLPTLITSSDAFMKHSIDVMRDWLAQNKYQALGLHLEGPWLNVLKKGTHDPAFIRKPTQELVDFLCANADTITKITLAPEEVEPSVIRQLTAAGIIVSAGHSNATWEEAKQGFAAGIRFATHLFNAMPYLTGREPGLVGAIYDAPEVYCGIIADGRHVDWANIRNSKRIKGDKLVLVTDATAPAGADIDQFIFAGKTIYYRDGICVDEHGTLSGSALTMIDAVRNSVEHAGVALDEAIRMATLYPARAIGVDKQLGSIESGKVANLTVFDRDYHILKTFVNGNPVWG; this is encoded by the coding sequence ATGTACGCATTAACCCATAGCCGGATCTTCACCGGCCACCAGATTCTGGATAATCACGCCGTCGTGATTGCCGATGGGCTGATCGAGCGAATCTGCCCACTTGCCGAGCTTCCTGCCGGCATTGAACAACACGACCTGAGCGGTGCGTTCCTCGCCCCGGGTTTTATCGATCTGCAGTTGAACGGCTGCGGCGGCGTGCAGTTCAACGACTCGCTGGACACGATCTCCGTCAAGACGCTGGAGATCATGCAGCAGGCGAACGAGCGTTCAGGCTGTACCAGTTTTTTACCTACGCTGATTACCTCCAGCGATGCATTTATGAAGCACAGCATCGATGTGATGAGAGACTGGCTAGCGCAGAATAAGTATCAGGCGCTTGGGCTGCATCTCGAAGGTCCGTGGCTGAATGTGCTAAAGAAAGGCACGCATGACCCTGCTTTTATTCGCAAACCAACGCAGGAGTTGGTCGACTTCCTGTGCGCCAACGCGGATACCATTACGAAAATCACGCTAGCACCGGAAGAAGTCGAACCGTCGGTTATCCGCCAGCTAACAGCGGCGGGCATTATTGTCTCTGCCGGGCATTCCAACGCCACGTGGGAAGAGGCTAAGCAAGGTTTTGCCGCCGGTATTCGTTTCGCTACCCACCTGTTCAACGCCATGCCGTACCTGACCGGTCGCGAGCCCGGATTGGTCGGCGCGATTTACGACGCCCCGGAAGTCTATTGCGGTATTATCGCGGATGGACGACACGTTGACTGGGCCAACATTCGCAACAGTAAACGTATCAAGGGCGATAAGTTGGTGCTGGTGACCGACGCCACGGCACCGGCCGGCGCGGATATTGACCAGTTCATTTTTGCTGGTAAAACCATATACTACCGTGATGGTATTTGTGTCGATGAACACGGCACCCTGAGCGGTTCGGCACTGACCATGATCGACGCCGTACGTAATAGCGTCGAACATGCGGGCGTCGCGCTGGATGAAGCGATTCGGATGGCAACGCTCTACCCTGCGCGCGCCATCGGCGTGGATAAGCAGTTAGGCAGTATTGAAAGCGGTAAAGTGGCCAACCTGACCGTCTTTGACCGTGACTATCACATTCTCAAGACGTTTGTTAACGGTAACCCTGTTTGGGGATAA
- the ybeY gene encoding rRNA maturation RNase YbeY, with product MSQVILDLQIASEQTQGLPEEKDFQRWLEGVLPQFQEISEVTIRIVDEAESRDLNNTYRGKDKPTNVLSFPFEAPPEVELPLLGDLIICRQVVERESAEQEKTVEEHWAHMVVHGSLHLLGYDHIEDSEAEEMEALETEIMQSMGYADPYLAEKDGLTE from the coding sequence ATGAGTCAGGTGATTCTGGATTTACAAATCGCCAGCGAGCAAACACAGGGGCTACCGGAAGAAAAAGACTTTCAGCGCTGGCTGGAAGGCGTTCTGCCACAGTTTCAAGAAATCTCTGAAGTCACGATCCGTATCGTGGATGAGGCCGAAAGCCGCGACCTGAATAACACCTATCGCGGTAAAGACAAGCCGACCAACGTGCTGTCGTTTCCTTTCGAGGCACCGCCTGAGGTTGAGCTTCCTTTGCTTGGTGATTTAATCATCTGTCGTCAGGTTGTCGAACGTGAATCCGCAGAGCAGGAAAAAACCGTAGAAGAGCACTGGGCGCACATGGTTGTCCATGGTAGCCTGCATCTGCTAGGGTATGACCATATCGAAGACAGCGAAGCCGAAGAAATGGAGGCGCTGGAAACCGAGATTATGCAAAGTATGGGCTATGCCGATCCTTATCTTGCAGAAAAAGATGGCCTCACCGAATAA
- the corC gene encoding CNNM family magnesium/cobalt transport protein CorC (CorC(YbeX) belongs to the Cyclin M Mg2+ Exporter (CNNM) family, and was characterized as belonging to a set of three proteins, at least one of which must be present for CorA to function.) has protein sequence MSDDHSQNSDAPSPKKGFFSLILNQLFHGEPKDRNGLLTLIRDSEQNELIDPETRDMLEGVMDIADQRVRDIMIPRSQMITLKRDQTLEECLDVIIESAHSRFPVISEDKDHIEGILMAKDLLPFMRSDSEPFSMDKVLRSAVVVPESKRVDRMLNEFRSLRYHMAIVIDEFGGVSGLVTIEDILELIVGEIEDEYDDEEDRDIRQLNRQTYTVRALTDIEDFNEAFGTRFSDDEVDTIGGLVMQSFGHLPARGETIDIEGYLFKVAMADSRRIIQVHVRIPDNAPQPKLEE, from the coding sequence ATGAGCGACGACCATTCTCAAAACAGCGATGCACCCAGTCCCAAAAAGGGCTTCTTTTCTCTTATTCTTAATCAGCTTTTTCACGGCGAGCCAAAAGATCGTAACGGTTTACTCACTCTGATTCGTGATTCCGAACAGAATGAACTGATCGATCCTGAAACACGAGATATGCTCGAAGGCGTCATGGATATCGCCGACCAGCGTGTACGCGACATCATGATCCCTCGCTCGCAGATGATTACGCTAAAGCGCGATCAAACGCTGGAAGAGTGTCTGGACGTGATTATTGAATCCGCCCACTCTCGTTTCCCCGTTATTAGCGAAGATAAAGACCACATTGAAGGCATCCTGATGGCGAAGGATTTGCTGCCGTTTATGCGCAGCGATTCCGAGCCTTTCAGTATGGATAAAGTTCTGCGTTCCGCCGTGGTTGTGCCGGAAAGTAAACGCGTTGATAGAATGCTGAACGAGTTCCGCTCACTGCGCTATCACATGGCGATTGTCATCGATGAGTTTGGTGGCGTATCCGGCCTGGTCACGATTGAAGATATTCTTGAGTTGATTGTCGGCGAAATTGAAGACGAATATGACGATGAAGAAGACAGAGATATCCGTCAGCTTAATCGCCAGACCTACACCGTTCGTGCGTTAACCGATATCGAAGATTTTAACGAAGCGTTCGGTACACGGTTCAGCGATGACGAGGTCGACACCATTGGCGGCTTGGTTATGCAGTCTTTCGGCCATCTTCCTGCCCGTGGCGAAACCATCGACATAGAAGGTTACCTGTTTAAGGTTGCGATGGCGGACAGCCGCCGTATTATTCAGGTTCATGTCAGAATCCCTGACAATGCCCCTCAACCAAAATTGGAAGAATAA
- the miaB gene encoding tRNA (N6-isopentenyl adenosine(37)-C2)-methylthiotransferase MiaB has product MTKKLHIKTWGCQMNEYDSSKMADLLGSTHGYELTEIAEEADVLLLNTCSIREKAQEKVFHQLGRWKTLKDLNPNLIIGVGGCVASQEGAHIRERAHYVDVIFGPQTLHRLPEMINHVQGTRSPIVDISFPEIEKFDRLPEPRAEGPTAFVSIMEGCNKYCTFCVVPYTRGEEVSRPCDDVLFEIAQLAAQGVREVNLLGQNVNAYRGETYDGEICSFAELLRLVAAIDGIDRVRFTTSHPIEFTDDIISVYEDTPELVSFLHLPVQSGSDRVLTMMKRRHTALEYKAIIRKLHNARPGILISSDFIVGFPGETQADFEQTMKLITDVNFDMSYSFVYSARPGTPAADMVDDVPEEEKKQRLYLLQERITQQAMRFSRLMLGTVQRILVEGTSRKSVMELSGRTENNRVVNFEGTPDMIGKFVDVEIVDVYTNSLRGIVVRTEDQMDLRVHESPSSVIARTRKENEIGVGFYQP; this is encoded by the coding sequence ATGACAAAAAAACTGCATATTAAAACCTGGGGCTGTCAGATGAATGAGTACGATTCATCAAAGATGGCTGATTTACTGGGAAGTACGCACGGCTATGAGCTGACTGAAATCGCTGAAGAAGCCGATGTTCTGCTGCTCAATACCTGTTCTATCCGTGAAAAGGCGCAGGAAAAGGTCTTCCATCAACTTGGCCGTTGGAAAACGCTGAAAGATCTCAATCCAAACCTGATTATTGGTGTCGGTGGCTGCGTGGCCTCACAGGAAGGCGCGCATATTCGTGAACGTGCGCACTACGTTGACGTTATTTTTGGCCCGCAAACCTTGCACCGCCTGCCGGAAATGATTAATCACGTACAGGGCACCCGTAGCCCCATCGTGGATATCAGTTTCCCTGAAATCGAAAAATTCGACCGCCTGCCAGAGCCGCGAGCCGAAGGGCCAACCGCTTTCGTCTCCATCATGGAAGGCTGCAATAAATATTGCACATTCTGCGTTGTGCCTTATACCCGCGGCGAAGAAGTCAGCCGCCCGTGCGATGATGTATTGTTTGAAATCGCTCAACTGGCCGCGCAAGGCGTACGTGAAGTTAACCTTTTAGGACAGAACGTCAACGCCTACCGCGGCGAAACCTATGACGGTGAAATCTGCTCCTTTGCTGAGCTGCTGCGTCTGGTTGCCGCTATTGACGGGATCGATCGCGTCCGCTTTACCACCAGCCATCCGATTGAATTCACAGATGATATTATCAGCGTCTATGAAGATACTCCGGAGCTGGTCAGCTTCCTGCATTTGCCAGTACAAAGCGGCTCTGACCGCGTGCTGACAATGATGAAACGCCGTCATACCGCGCTGGAATACAAAGCCATCATCCGTAAACTGCACAACGCACGTCCTGGCATTCTGATCAGTTCTGACTTTATCGTCGGTTTTCCTGGCGAAACGCAGGCTGACTTTGAACAAACGATGAAGCTGATTACCGATGTGAATTTCGATATGAGCTACAGCTTTGTCTACTCTGCCCGTCCGGGAACACCGGCTGCGGATATGGTCGATGACGTGCCGGAAGAAGAGAAAAAACAGCGTCTGTATCTTCTGCAAGAGCGCATCACCCAGCAGGCAATGCGGTTTAGCCGCCTCATGTTGGGCACCGTCCAGCGTATTCTGGTTGAAGGCACCTCACGTAAGAGCGTGATGGAGCTGTCTGGTCGTACGGAAAACAACCGCGTCGTCAACTTCGAAGGCACGCCGGATATGATCGGTAAATTCGTCGATGTGGAAATCGTTGATGTTTATACCAACTCGCTGCGCGGCATCGTGGTGCGTACCGAAGATCAAATGGACCTGCGCGTACATGAATCACCGTCTTCCGTGATTGCGCGTACCCGCAAAGAGAATGAGATCGGCGTCGGGTTCTATCAGCCGTAA
- the asnB gene encoding asparagine synthase B, which translates to MCSIFGVLDLKSDPVELRKKALELSRLMRHRGPDWSGVYASDKAILAHERLSIVDVNTGAQPLYNAERTHILAVNGEIYNHQALRQQYGDRYAFQTGSDCEVILALYQEKGPEFLDELRGMFAFALYDSEKDAYLIGRDHLGIIPLYMGYDEHGNLYVASEMKALVPVCRTIKEFPAGSYLWSKDGEIREYYQRDWFDYDAVKDNETDKEALRDALEEAVKSHLMSDVPYGVLLSGGLDSSVISAITKKYAARRVEDDERSEAWWPQLHSFAVGLEGAPDLKAAQEVANHLGTVHHEIHFTVQEGLDAIRDVIYHIETYDVTTIRASTPMYLMSRKIKAMGIKMVLSGEGSDEVFGGYLYFHKAPNAKELHEETVRKLLALHQYDCARANKAMSAWGVEARVPFLDKNFLDVAMRINPRDKMCGNGKMEKHILRECFESYLPHSVAWRQKEQFSDGVGYSWIDTLKEVAAQQVTDQQLETARFRFPYNTPGSKEAYLYREIFEELFPVPSAAECVPGGPSVACSSAKAIEWDESFKKLDDPSGRAVGVHQSAYK; encoded by the coding sequence ATGTGTTCTATTTTTGGTGTGCTTGATCTGAAAAGCGATCCTGTTGAACTGCGTAAGAAAGCGCTGGAGTTATCCCGTTTGATGCGTCACCGCGGGCCAGACTGGTCCGGCGTTTATGCCAGCGACAAAGCAATTCTGGCTCACGAACGTCTGTCTATCGTTGACGTCAACACGGGCGCACAGCCGCTTTACAACGCCGAGCGCACCCACATTCTGGCCGTTAACGGTGAAATTTATAACCATCAGGCATTGCGTCAGCAATACGGTGACCGTTACGCGTTCCAGACTGGCTCCGACTGCGAAGTGATTCTGGCGCTGTATCAGGAAAAAGGTCCAGAATTCCTGGATGAACTGCGCGGCATGTTCGCCTTTGCCCTGTATGACAGCGAAAAAGACGCCTACCTGATTGGCCGTGACCACCTCGGCATCATCCCGCTGTATATGGGTTACGATGAGCACGGCAACCTCTACGTCGCTTCTGAAATGAAAGCGCTGGTACCGGTTTGCCGCACCATCAAAGAATTCCCGGCTGGCAGCTACCTGTGGAGCAAAGACGGCGAAATTCGCGAGTATTACCAGCGCGACTGGTTTGATTATGACGCAGTAAAAGACAACGAAACGGATAAAGAAGCGCTGCGCGATGCGCTGGAAGAAGCGGTGAAAAGCCACCTGATGTCTGACGTGCCCTACGGCGTGTTGCTCTCTGGCGGCCTGGATTCCTCCGTTATCTCTGCAATCACCAAAAAATATGCGGCACGTCGCGTAGAAGATGACGAACGTAGTGAAGCCTGGTGGCCTCAGTTGCACTCTTTCGCCGTCGGTTTGGAAGGTGCGCCAGATTTGAAAGCCGCGCAGGAAGTCGCTAACCACTTGGGTACCGTGCACCACGAAATTCATTTCACCGTGCAGGAAGGGCTGGATGCGATTCGCGACGTGATTTATCACATCGAAACCTATGACGTCACCACGATTCGCGCCTCAACGCCGATGTACCTGATGTCCCGTAAAATTAAAGCAATGGGCATCAAGATGGTGCTGTCAGGCGAAGGGTCTGACGAAGTGTTCGGCGGCTATCTCTACTTCCACAAAGCGCCAAACGCCAAAGAGTTGCATGAAGAAACCGTGCGTAAGCTACTGGCACTGCACCAGTACGACTGCGCCCGCGCGAACAAAGCGATGTCCGCCTGGGGTGTGGAAGCTCGCGTACCGTTCCTGGACAAAAACTTCCTCGATGTCGCGATGCGCATCAACCCACGCGACAAAATGTGTGGCAACGGCAAGATGGAAAAACACATCCTGCGCGAGTGCTTTGAATCCTACTTGCCGCACAGCGTTGCATGGCGTCAGAAAGAGCAGTTCTCTGACGGCGTAGGCTACAGCTGGATTGATACGCTGAAAGAAGTAGCGGCTCAGCAGGTTACCGATCAGCAGTTGGAGACAGCACGCTTCCGCTTCCCGTACAACACGCCAGGCTCCAAAGAAGCGTATCTGTACCGTGAAATCTTCGAAGAGCTGTTCCCGGTTCCAAGCGCAGCAGAATGTGTACCGGGTGGCCCGTCAGTCGCCTGTTCGTCAGCTAAAGCGATTGAGTGGGATGAATCTTTCAAGAAACTGGATGATCCATCAGGCCGCGCGGTAGGCGTACACCAGTCCGCCTACAAATAA
- a CDS encoding PhoH family protein yields the protein MNVTTKEIALEPADNQRLLSLCGPFDDNIKQLERRLGIEINRRDNQFKLVGKNLLTQAAADILQRLYVDTAPVRGVIGDIDPEQIHLAIKESRVLEQSAEHVPDYGKVVNIRTKRGVIKPRTPNQAQYVANILDHDITFGVGPAGTGKTYLAVAAAVDALERQDIRRILLTRPAVEAGEKLGFLPGDLSQKVDPYLRPLYDALFEMLGFERVEKLIERNVIEVAPLAYMRGRTLNDAFIILDESQNTTIEQMKMFLTRIGFNSKAVITGDVTQIDLPKNLKSGLRHAIEVLADVEEISFNFFHSEDVVRHPVVARIVNAYEAWENAEQKRKDALAEQRKREAQAAASDQEQK from the coding sequence TTGAACGTAACGACAAAAGAAATTGCCCTTGAACCCGCAGATAACCAACGCCTGCTCAGCCTTTGCGGCCCGTTTGATGACAATATTAAGCAGTTAGAGCGCCGCTTAGGCATCGAGATCAATCGCCGCGATAACCAGTTTAAGCTGGTCGGTAAAAACCTGCTGACGCAAGCTGCCGCCGATATCCTGCAACGTCTGTATGTCGATACGGCCCCAGTACGTGGCGTCATCGGTGATATCGATCCAGAGCAAATCCACCTGGCGATTAAAGAATCCCGTGTGCTGGAACAGTCTGCGGAACATGTTCCTGACTATGGCAAAGTGGTCAATATCCGCACCAAACGCGGCGTAATCAAACCACGCACGCCGAATCAGGCGCAGTATGTCGCCAATATTCTCGATCACGACATCACATTCGGTGTTGGCCCTGCGGGAACGGGGAAAACCTACTTAGCCGTCGCTGCCGCCGTGGATGCACTGGAGCGTCAGGATATTCGCCGTATTCTGTTAACGCGCCCAGCCGTCGAAGCTGGCGAGAAATTGGGCTTCCTGCCTGGTGACCTGAGCCAGAAAGTCGATCCTTACCTGCGCCCACTTTATGATGCTCTGTTTGAAATGCTGGGCTTTGAGCGCGTAGAGAAACTCATCGAACGCAACGTCATTGAAGTCGCGCCACTGGCTTACATGCGTGGCCGAACGCTGAACGATGCCTTTATCATTCTGGATGAAAGCCAGAACACCACCATCGAACAGATGAAAATGTTCCTGACACGCATCGGGTTCAACTCAAAAGCGGTCATCACTGGTGACGTCACGCAGATCGACCTGCCGAAGAATCTGAAATCCGGCTTACGCCACGCGATAGAAGTGCTGGCCGATGTGGAAGAGATCAGCTTTAACTTTTTCCACAGCGAAGACGTGGTGCGCCATCCGGTGGTTGCACGGATTGTGAATGCCTATGAAGCGTGGGAAAATGCCGAACAGAAACGTAAAGACGCCTTAGCGGAACAGCGTAAGCGTGAAGCACAGGCTGCGGCATCAGATCAGGAGCAAAAATGA
- a CDS encoding phage integrase: MAVRKQASGKWLCECYPHGREGKRVRKQFATKGEAVAFERFTMEQAENKPWTVEKRDTCKLSDLIDVWYRAHGITLNDGEGRKSILDCAGASLGDPARDFSVYREKRLNGEISHNGREAKISPTTVNRELSYFRALFNELARLGEWNAANPLESVRPYKTSESEMAFLQKDQIARLLHECEASKAKDLLLIVKLCLSTGARWSEAEELTRFQLSPYRVTFTKTKGKRNRTVPISETLYNALPRNNGRLFSGCYNAFRKAMERADIVLPAGQCSHVLRHTFASHFMMNGGNILVLQRILGHTDIKMTMRYAHFSPNHLEDALRLNPLAS; this comes from the coding sequence ATGGCAGTTCGTAAACAAGCATCAGGAAAATGGCTGTGTGAGTGCTACCCGCACGGACGTGAAGGCAAGCGGGTACGCAAGCAATTTGCCACTAAAGGTGAAGCCGTCGCCTTTGAACGCTTCACCATGGAACAAGCAGAAAACAAGCCGTGGACAGTAGAGAAACGCGACACGTGTAAGCTGTCTGACCTGATTGATGTGTGGTACCGCGCCCACGGCATTACGCTGAATGATGGCGAAGGCAGAAAGAGTATTCTGGATTGTGCCGGCGCCTCATTGGGCGATCCTGCCCGTGATTTCTCCGTATACCGTGAAAAGCGGCTCAACGGCGAAATATCTCACAATGGCCGTGAGGCAAAAATCAGCCCTACCACCGTTAACCGTGAATTATCGTACTTTAGGGCGCTGTTCAACGAGCTGGCGCGACTCGGTGAATGGAACGCAGCGAATCCGTTAGAAAGCGTGCGACCGTACAAAACCTCTGAAAGCGAAATGGCCTTTTTACAAAAAGACCAGATCGCCAGGCTGCTGCACGAATGTGAAGCCAGCAAGGCCAAAGACCTGTTATTGATTGTTAAGCTGTGTCTGTCTACCGGTGCGCGTTGGTCAGAAGCAGAAGAATTAACCCGTTTTCAGCTTTCCCCCTACCGCGTGACGTTTACCAAAACCAAAGGCAAACGTAACCGTACCGTGCCGATCAGCGAAACGCTGTATAACGCACTTCCAAGGAATAACGGGCGATTGTTCAGCGGCTGCTATAATGCATTCAGGAAAGCAATGGAACGGGCTGATATTGTGCTACCTGCTGGCCAGTGTTCTCACGTTCTGCGCCATACGTTTGCCAGCCACTTTATGATGAACGGCGGCAACATTCTGGTGCTGCAACGCATCCTCGGCCACACCGATATTAAGATGACAATGCGTTATGCCCACTTCAGCCCCAACCATCTGGAAGACGCACTACGCCTGAATCCGCTGGCTTCCTGA
- the nagC gene encoding DNA-binding transcriptional regulator NagC — translation MTTGGQAQIGNVDLVKQLNSAVVYRLIDQQGPISRIQIAEQSQLAPASVTKITRQLLERGLIKEVDQQASTGGRRAISIITENRPFHTIAVRLGRYDVTIALYDLQGKALEEAHYDLQEKTQESLEAALFHVISGFIASHQRRIRELIAISIVLPGLVDPVAGIVRYMPHISVNNWQLVENLQRHFNVTSFVGHDIRSLALAEHYFGATHDSLDSILVRVHRGTGAGILVNGQIFLGSNGNVGEIGHIQIDPLGDRCHCGNFGCLETVVANAAIEQRVQHLLGQGYPSKLSIDSCTISAICKAANRGDALAREVIEQAGLNLGKALSIAINLFNPQKVVIAGEITEAEKTLLPAIQRCINAQVLKEFRHNLPIEISSLNHLSAISAFALVKRAMLNGVLLQQLLENA, via the coding sequence ATGACCACAGGCGGACAAGCGCAGATAGGGAATGTCGATCTGGTTAAGCAATTAAACAGCGCGGTGGTTTACCGCCTGATTGACCAGCAGGGTCCGATCTCGCGGATTCAGATAGCAGAACAGAGCCAGCTTGCCCCCGCCAGCGTGACCAAAATCACCCGCCAGCTTCTGGAACGCGGGCTCATCAAAGAAGTCGATCAACAGGCCTCCACCGGTGGCAGACGCGCCATTTCGATTATCACCGAAAACCGTCCTTTCCATACCATAGCGGTACGCCTTGGTCGCTATGACGTCACCATTGCGCTGTACGATTTGCAGGGAAAAGCGCTGGAAGAAGCGCACTACGATCTGCAAGAAAAAACGCAGGAGTCGCTAGAAGCCGCGCTCTTTCACGTTATCAGCGGCTTTATCGCCAGCCATCAGCGCCGTATTCGCGAGCTCATTGCGATCTCGATTGTGCTGCCGGGGCTGGTTGATCCCGTTGCGGGCATCGTCCGCTATATGCCACACATCAGCGTGAATAACTGGCAACTGGTCGAAAATCTGCAACGTCATTTCAACGTCACCAGCTTTGTCGGTCACGATATCCGTAGCCTAGCGCTGGCAGAACACTATTTCGGTGCCACCCACGATTCACTGGATTCTATCCTGGTACGCGTCCATCGCGGCACAGGCGCGGGTATTCTCGTCAACGGGCAAATTTTTCTTGGCAGCAACGGCAACGTGGGCGAGATCGGCCATATTCAGATCGATCCACTTGGCGATCGCTGCCACTGCGGCAATTTCGGCTGTCTGGAAACCGTCGTCGCCAACGCCGCCATTGAACAACGCGTACAACACCTGCTGGGTCAGGGCTACCCCAGCAAGCTTTCTATCGATAGCTGCACGATTTCTGCGATTTGCAAAGCGGCAAACCGTGGTGATGCCCTCGCCCGTGAAGTCATCGAACAGGCCGGACTCAATCTGGGCAAAGCGCTATCCATCGCCATCAACCTGTTCAATCCTCAGAAAGTCGTGATTGCTGGTGAAATCACCGAAGCAGAAAAAACGCTGCTTCCTGCGATCCAACGCTGCATCAACGCGCAGGTGTTGAAAGAATTTCGTCACAACCTGCCGATTGAGATATCCAGCCTCAACCACCTTTCCGCTATCAGCGCGTTCGCTCTGGTCAAACGGGCGATGCTGAACGGCGTGCTGCTACAGCAATTGCTCGAAAATGCCTGA